One Peribacillus simplex NBRC 15720 = DSM 1321 genomic region harbors:
- a CDS encoding dihydrofolate reductase family protein: MAELVYHVAVSLDNFIADQAMFEGNINNSFFLFEGDHVPDFLSDIQQYEAVLMGSKTYEFGFQFGAKPGEPGYKGLKHYIFSSSLQFESNEEVELIEGNAVAFIENLKQQGDGKLWLCGGGELAGTLLKHKLIDQLVLKVNPVIIGEGIPLFGSVKPSLKLDLVEMKQYPNGVIKPTYNIIYT; this comes from the coding sequence GTGGCAGAATTGGTATATCATGTAGCCGTTTCACTGGATAATTTCATTGCCGACCAAGCAATGTTCGAAGGGAATATCAATAATTCTTTTTTCTTATTTGAAGGAGATCATGTCCCAGACTTTTTATCCGATATCCAACAATATGAAGCGGTATTGATGGGAAGTAAAACATATGAATTTGGATTTCAATTCGGAGCTAAACCGGGTGAACCAGGTTATAAGGGTTTGAAACATTATATATTTTCAAGCTCCCTTCAGTTTGAATCGAATGAGGAGGTAGAACTTATCGAAGGAAACGCCGTTGCGTTTATTGAAAACCTCAAGCAGCAAGGTGACGGAAAGCTATGGCTTTGCGGGGGCGGAGAACTGGCTGGAACGTTATTAAAACATAAACTCATTGATCAATTGGTGCTTAAAGTGAATCCAGTAATAATCGGTGAAGGCATCCCTCTTTTCGGCAGCGTTAAGCCAAGTCTAAAATTAGATTTAGTTGAAATGAAACAATATCCTAACGGAGTGATTAAACCCACATATAATATTATTTATACTTAG
- a CDS encoding alpha/beta fold hydrolase, whose amino-acid sequence MGKMLKVSKNIFFTFIAIIIFVAMAVFIYHNYQKGKESSLISEGMSVDFNNKEINVYTEGSGEDAYVFMSGSGIAAPVYELKGLYSKFAKENKIAVIERAGYGYSDVFHDDRDIDTILEQSRKSLIESGNKPPYFLVPHSVSGIEAIYWAQKYPSEVKGIIALDIGLPHQYVTHKMGMVDSLTVRGVNMLTKMGLHRLVPSAVYNPEVIRQSFLTDHEKEMYKALSYKQFFNDDMEQELFQSYNNGEKSVNLPIPKETPILFLDAIADENKNSKYTKQKNEDYEEFAEKLLKSDVIKLKGTHSIYLYVPDEIYDLAMEFIK is encoded by the coding sequence ATGGGAAAAATGTTGAAAGTATCAAAGAATATATTTTTTACCTTCATTGCTATTATCATATTTGTGGCAATGGCTGTTTTTATTTACCATAATTATCAAAAAGGCAAGGAATCATCATTAATTAGTGAAGGAATGTCCGTTGATTTTAATAACAAAGAAATTAATGTATATACTGAAGGCAGCGGTGAGGATGCATACGTTTTTATGTCAGGTTCCGGGATTGCTGCTCCTGTTTATGAATTGAAAGGGTTATATAGTAAGTTTGCAAAAGAAAATAAGATTGCAGTCATTGAAAGAGCTGGATATGGATATAGTGATGTTTTTCATGATGATAGGGATATTGATACAATATTGGAACAAAGTAGGAAATCGTTAATTGAAAGTGGAAATAAACCTCCTTATTTTTTGGTTCCACACTCAGTATCAGGTATTGAAGCTATTTACTGGGCACAAAAATACCCAAGTGAAGTAAAGGGAATTATTGCTTTGGATATTGGTTTACCGCACCAATATGTAACTCATAAAATGGGTATGGTAGATTCATTGACTGTAAGAGGAGTGAATATGTTAACGAAAATGGGTTTGCACCGTCTTGTTCCTTCTGCTGTTTATAATCCCGAAGTGATTCGGCAATCATTCTTAACTGACCATGAAAAGGAAATGTATAAAGCACTATCATATAAACAGTTTTTTAATGATGATATGGAGCAAGAGCTTTTCCAGAGTTACAATAATGGTGAAAAATCAGTTAACTTGCCGATTCCAAAAGAAACACCCATTTTATTTTTAGATGCGATTGCCGATGAAAATAAAAATTCAAAATATACAAAACAAAAGAATGAAGATTATGAGGAGTTTGCAGAGAAACTATTAAAATCGGATGTAATAAAACTGAAAGGGACGCACAGCATTTATTTATACGTGCCTGATGAGATATATGATCTTGCCATGGAATTTATCAAATGA
- a CDS encoding response regulator transcription factor has protein sequence MKRYNILIVEDDLMIGDLLKKILQREEYNVCWVKEGKDILDIIHEVDLIIMDVMLPGDDGYQITNKVKSLGLNIPVIFLSARNDMDSKLQGLAIGEDYMTKPFDPRELLLRMQKLLDNQYGTFTQIKHLYIDAEHKKVFNNDLHHEVVFTAIERKIFFYLYENRNRILTKEHFFEYLWQLEDRNQNIINVHIKKVRTKINDNTGEIIQNIYGEGYRLNTYIKK, from the coding sequence ATGAAAAGATATAATATTTTAATTGTTGAAGATGATTTGATGATTGGTGATTTATTGAAAAAAATTTTGCAACGTGAAGAGTACAATGTATGTTGGGTGAAAGAAGGAAAAGATATTTTAGATATAATCCATGAGGTGGATTTAATCATTATGGATGTTATGCTGCCAGGAGATGATGGCTATCAAATAACAAATAAAGTAAAAAGTCTAGGATTAAATATTCCAGTTATTTTTCTATCCGCCAGAAATGATATGGATAGCAAACTCCAAGGCTTGGCAATTGGTGAGGATTATATGACTAAGCCTTTTGATCCTAGGGAGCTATTACTAAGAATGCAGAAATTGCTGGATAATCAATATGGTACTTTTACGCAAATTAAACATTTATATATTGATGCTGAACATAAAAAGGTATTCAATAATGACTTGCATCATGAAGTGGTTTTTACTGCGATAGAGCGTAAAATATTTTTTTATTTATATGAAAATAGGAATCGGATTTTAACGAAGGAACATTTCTTTGAATATTTATGGCAGCTCGAAGATAGGAATCAAAATATCATTAATGTACACATCAAAAAAGTTAGAACAAAAATCAATGATAACACCGGTGAGATCATCCAAAATATATATGGAGAAGGGTATAGATTGAATACCTATATAAAGAAATGA